In the genome of Dehalococcoidales bacterium, one region contains:
- the rpmG gene encoding 50S ribosomal protein L33 produces MAKKKTDARNVIHLACTECKERTYTTEKNKRNDPQRLELKKYCPRCRTSLLHREVK; encoded by the coding sequence ATGGCTAAGAAAAAGACTGATGCTCGTAATGTGATCCATCTTGCATGTACTGAGTGCAAAGAGAGAACGTATACGACCGAAAAGAATAAAAGAAACGACCCGCAGAGGTTGGAGCTGAAAAAGTATTGCCCTCGTTGTCGTACCAGTTTGCTCCACAGGGAGGTAAAGTAA
- the tuf gene encoding elongation factor Tu has protein sequence MGKQKFDRTKPHCNIGTIGHVDHGKTTLTAAITYILSKQPWSKTEYRAFDSIDNAPEERARGVTIAISHIEYETENRHYAHVDCPGHADFVKNMITGAAQMDGAILVVSAPDGPMPQTREHVLLAHQVAVPRMVVALNKVDVMQDPELLELVEMEVRELLTKNHYDGDEAPITHVSALRALECGCGKPECQWCGAILKLMATVDEYIPIPERATDKPFLMSIEDVFSIKGRGTVATGRVERGVVRPGDEVEIVGLNRDPKKVIATSLEMFHKFLDISEPGDAVGVLLRGVEREDIERGQVLAAPGSIKPHTYAEAEVYVLSKEEGGRHTPFFNGYKPQFYIRTTDITGSIELEPGVEMVMPGDNTKMKIKLIYPVALEKGLSFAIREGGRTVGAGTVTNVIE, from the coding sequence ATGGGAAAACAAAAGTTTGATAGAACAAAACCACATTGTAACATTGGCACCATTGGTCACGTTGACCATGGCAAGACCACTCTGACGGCAGCTATTACCTATATTTTATCCAAACAGCCGTGGAGTAAAACCGAGTATCGTGCATTTGATAGCATCGATAACGCTCCGGAAGAAAGAGCACGTGGTGTTACCATTGCTATTTCTCATATTGAATATGAAACCGAAAACAGACACTATGCACATGTGGACTGCCCGGGTCATGCTGACTTCGTCAAGAACATGATTACCGGTGCCGCTCAGATGGACGGGGCGATTTTGGTAGTCAGTGCCCCCGATGGTCCTATGCCTCAAACCAGAGAGCACGTTTTGCTTGCTCACCAGGTTGCGGTTCCTCGCATGGTGGTTGCCCTTAACAAAGTTGATGTTATGCAAGACCCCGAACTTTTGGAACTTGTTGAAATGGAAGTCAGAGAACTTCTTACCAAAAACCACTACGACGGCGATGAAGCTCCTATTACTCACGTAAGTGCCCTTAGAGCATTGGAGTGCGGTTGCGGAAAACCCGAATGTCAGTGGTGCGGAGCCATTCTTAAGTTGATGGCGACTGTTGACGAGTACATTCCTATTCCCGAAAGAGCTACCGATAAGCCTTTCCTGATGTCGATTGAAGACGTCTTTAGTATTAAAGGGCGCGGTACTGTTGCTACCGGTAGGGTTGAAAGAGGCGTTGTAAGACCCGGTGATGAAGTTGAAATCGTTGGCTTAAATCGTGATCCTAAGAAGGTTATTGCAACCAGCCTTGAAATGTTCCATAAATTCCTGGATATCAGTGAGCCCGGTGACGCCGTTGGTGTTCTTTTAAGAGGCGTTGAGCGTGAAGATATCGAGCGCGGACAGGTATTGGCCGCCCCCGGAAGTATCAAACCGCACACCTATGCCGAAGCCGAGGTTTATGTACTTTCTAAAGAAGAAGGCGGCAGACATACCCCGTTCTTTAACGGTTACAAGCCGCAGTTCTATATCAGAACCACCGATATTACCGGTTCTATTGAATTAGAGCCGGGTGTGGAGATGGTGATGCCCGGTGATAATACCAAAATGAAGATTAAATTGATTTATCCGGTAGCCCTTGAAAAAGGTTTAAGTTTTGCAATCAGAGAGGGCGGCAGAACAGTCGGTGCCGGAACTGTTACTAACGTTATAGAATAA
- the feoB gene encoding ferrous iron transport protein B yields the protein MKNSAKSLTWKGAASEGDSDAKKLTLALAGNVNVGKSTIFNQLTGLVQETGNWGGKTVDIKRGTLSHHGLQIDIVDLPGIYSFATYSTEEQITQEYILTQRPDVIINVVDATSLERNLFFTLQLREMGLPVVTVLNYGDEARKKGIHVDAKLLQELLGIPVIEAIAVKGIGVHELVDAALDLVKNPPQQNNGKLEYGKEVEQRISQTIALLGEGLSEDVPKWQAIQFLEGNYSSITADNKNLSDITAKAQELAGELVAMHGEDITTIISAERFALAASIATKVTASKPPAKKFSDLMDSIALHPIFGYFMFFLTLSVILIFVSFFGEWFSDLVEGFFESIKPVITGPAMDIFWNGGVIGFYAALIVAIGFILPFFLILSWLGESGYLPRIAFLMDRPCHTIGLHGMSSIPLIMALGCNVPACMACRVMNNKRDRLIATFLTTMVPCAARTSIVLGLVGAFIGWQWAVGLLFFQFLLIYVVGLILGRIMPSTAPGIIMEIPEYRWPRLKNVWRQAWFRFREFLVIGVPLIVIGSVVIETMNVYNWLEYLTNILAPVTVSWLGLPAFTGVLLIFGILRKEANLALLFSFAGGAAITSIMSPLQMVVFTIVILIYIPCISTIAVLLKETGVKATTLMVLGEITLAILIGGVAYRVLGLFMS from the coding sequence ATGAAAAACTCTGCTAAATCTTTAACATGGAAAGGTGCCGCGTCCGAGGGTGATAGCGATGCTAAAAAATTAACATTGGCGCTGGCGGGCAATGTTAATGTCGGAAAAAGCACTATTTTTAACCAGTTAACGGGTTTGGTTCAGGAAACCGGAAACTGGGGCGGTAAAACCGTTGATATTAAAAGAGGAACTTTATCTCATCATGGGTTGCAAATAGATATAGTAGATCTCCCCGGCATTTATTCGTTTGCCACTTATTCAACCGAAGAACAAATTACTCAGGAATACATATTAACGCAACGGCCTGATGTAATAATTAATGTTGTCGATGCGACATCGCTTGAAAGGAACCTTTTCTTTACCCTTCAGTTAAGAGAGATGGGACTACCTGTTGTTACCGTTCTTAATTACGGAGACGAAGCCAGGAAGAAAGGGATTCATGTTGATGCAAAGCTGTTGCAAGAATTGTTGGGCATACCTGTTATAGAGGCGATTGCCGTAAAAGGTATCGGCGTTCACGAGCTTGTGGATGCGGCACTGGATTTAGTAAAAAATCCTCCCCAACAAAATAACGGAAAATTAGAGTACGGTAAAGAGGTTGAGCAAAGGATCTCCCAAACTATTGCTTTATTGGGTGAAGGGCTGTCCGAAGATGTTCCCAAATGGCAAGCAATCCAATTTTTGGAAGGGAATTATTCATCAATAACGGCTGACAATAAAAATCTGTCAGATATTACCGCAAAGGCTCAAGAACTGGCCGGAGAGCTGGTTGCGATGCACGGCGAGGATATTACAACTATAATTTCAGCTGAGCGTTTTGCGCTTGCGGCATCGATTGCAACAAAAGTAACCGCCTCAAAACCGCCCGCCAAAAAATTCTCCGATTTGATGGATTCAATTGCATTACATCCTATTTTCGGCTATTTTATGTTTTTTCTGACGCTATCGGTAATCCTAATATTCGTTTCCTTTTTCGGGGAATGGTTTTCGGATTTGGTTGAAGGGTTCTTTGAAAGTATTAAACCGGTAATTACCGGCCCTGCGATGGATATTTTCTGGAATGGTGGCGTAATCGGTTTTTATGCCGCCCTGATTGTGGCAATAGGTTTTATCCTTCCCTTCTTTTTGATTCTTAGTTGGCTGGGGGAAAGCGGTTATCTGCCCAGAATTGCGTTTTTAATGGATCGCCCGTGTCATACAATCGGTTTACATGGTATGTCCAGTATTCCGCTGATTATGGCGCTTGGGTGCAATGTGCCGGCCTGTATGGCTTGCAGGGTGATGAACAATAAAAGAGACCGCTTGATTGCCACGTTTTTAACTACCATGGTGCCTTGTGCGGCAAGGACTTCAATCGTACTCGGGTTGGTTGGGGCTTTTATCGGCTGGCAATGGGCAGTCGGGCTGTTATTTTTCCAATTCCTTTTAATTTATGTTGTTGGGTTGATATTGGGCAGGATTATGCCCAGCACCGCTCCGGGTATAATTATGGAAATCCCCGAATATCGTTGGCCGCGGCTCAAAAATGTATGGCGGCAAGCATGGTTTAGATTCAGGGAATTCTTGGTAATCGGCGTGCCTTTGATTGTTATCGGCAGTGTTGTTATTGAAACCATGAACGTTTATAATTGGTTGGAGTACCTTACCAACATATTGGCGCCCGTAACGGTAAGCTGGTTGGGGTTACCGGCCTTTACCGGGGTATTGCTTATCTTCGGTATTCTTCGTAAAGAAGCTAACCTGGCGCTGCTGTTTTCTTTTGCCGGCGGGGCGGCTATTACATCTATAATGTCACCGTTACAAATGGTTGTATTTACAATAGTTATCCTGATTTATATCCCCTGCATTTCGACTATTGCGGTGCTTTTAAAGGAAACAGGCGTCAAAGCAACGACTTTAATGGTTTTGGGAGAAATTACGCTCGCAATACTGATTGGCGGGGTTGCTTACAGGGTTTTGGGGCTTTTTATGTCGTAG
- a CDS encoding metal-dependent transcriptional regulator has product MNSSVEEYLKAIYNLTRSGKSASTSDVSKRLNISPASVTEMFKKLAEEGYISYSPYRGVTLTEKGEAFGKKMARKHRLLERFLHDTLKIGKDKVHEEACAMEHTLSDEVERALCLTLKYPDTCPDDGKTIPPCDFDFSTCQECKEWDSTDIDELRRRKKGVVSLLELKNHGRATVAFVRGGGEMLRRLCDMGLTPGTEICVTRIAPLKGPLEISVRGTKLALGHRIAGNIFVEKLDG; this is encoded by the coding sequence ATGAATAGCAGTGTCGAGGAATACCTCAAAGCTATCTATAACCTGACTCGCAGCGGTAAGTCGGCTTCCACCTCTGATGTCTCAAAGCGGTTGAATATTTCGCCGGCCAGCGTTACCGAAATGTTTAAAAAACTGGCGGAGGAAGGTTATATATCCTATTCTCCTTATCGCGGTGTTACGCTTACCGAAAAGGGAGAAGCTTTCGGTAAAAAAATGGCGCGTAAGCATCGTTTGTTGGAGAGGTTTCTGCACGACACGTTAAAAATAGGTAAAGATAAAGTTCACGAAGAAGCATGCGCGATGGAACACACCCTTTCGGATGAAGTCGAGAGGGCTTTGTGTTTAACGTTGAAATATCCCGACACCTGTCCGGATGACGGAAAAACGATTCCGCCCTGTGATTTTGATTTTTCCACTTGTCAGGAGTGCAAGGAATGGGACAGCACCGATATTGATGAATTGCGAAGGCGTAAAAAGGGTGTTGTGTCGCTGTTGGAATTAAAAAATCACGGTAGGGCAACTGTTGCATTCGTGCGTGGCGGAGGGGAAATGTTAAGACGTCTTTGTGATATGGGCTTAACCCCCGGAACCGAAATTTGCGTTACAAGAATCGCACCCCTTAAAGGGCCGCTGGAAATAAGCGTAAGAGGCACCAAATTGGCTTTAGGCCATCGAATTGCCGGCAATATTTTTGTTGAAAAATTGGATGGCTAA
- a CDS encoding MFS transporter, translating into MNSLAESAKNGVQSIRKVIFASSAGTVIEWYDFYIFGSLATTLASKFYTTGTPVGDVIAWLGTFAIGFMVRPFGALFFGRIGDLFGRKFTYVLTIAIMGSATFIIGLLPTKAVIGVWAGILLIVLRILQGLALGGQYGGAATFVAEHAPQGRRGFYTSWIQTTATLGLFLSLGVILVVRLGLGEADFNEWGWRIPFMVSILLVILSVWIRRSLRESPLYQQMKVSKTISKNPLKESFTNPYNLKWVLIALFGATMGQGVVWYTGQFYSLFYLQQIFKVPLVESNIIVGVALVLGAPFFVFFGWLSDKIGRKKIMLGGMLLAVLTYYPIYGAMAAFAPVDPGQYFLFSYQGYNMVALSALVFIQVLYVTMVYGPIAAFLVELFPTKIRYTSMSFPYHIGNGVFGGLVPMIGLAWLTATGNNFAGIWYPMIIAAICFVVGLVLLKETNKIDITDENSSMSATCEAASKNSA; encoded by the coding sequence ATGAATTCTCTGGCAGAATCAGCAAAAAATGGAGTGCAAAGCATTCGAAAAGTTATTTTTGCTTCGTCTGCGGGTACTGTCATCGAATGGTATGATTTTTATATCTTCGGTTCGTTGGCGACAACGCTGGCAAGCAAATTCTACACTACCGGCACGCCCGTAGGTGATGTTATCGCCTGGCTGGGTACTTTTGCAATCGGGTTTATGGTGCGCCCTTTCGGAGCCCTCTTTTTTGGCCGTATAGGTGACTTGTTTGGGCGTAAATTTACATACGTTTTAACAATTGCAATTATGGGCTCCGCTACTTTCATTATCGGTTTGCTGCCCACAAAGGCCGTAATCGGTGTCTGGGCGGGTATCTTGTTAATTGTTCTTAGGATACTTCAGGGGTTGGCCCTCGGCGGGCAATACGGCGGGGCAGCGACATTTGTTGCCGAACATGCGCCGCAAGGAAGACGCGGTTTTTATACCAGCTGGATTCAGACTACCGCGACACTGGGTCTCTTTTTATCGCTTGGCGTAATCCTGGTTGTAAGATTGGGTTTGGGTGAAGCCGATTTTAACGAATGGGGTTGGCGTATTCCTTTTATGGTTTCAATCTTATTGGTAATACTTTCGGTTTGGATTAGAAGATCTTTGCGCGAATCTCCGCTTTACCAGCAGATGAAAGTTTCTAAAACAATTTCCAAAAATCCGCTTAAAGAAAGTTTCACCAATCCGTACAACTTAAAATGGGTTTTGATTGCGCTATTCGGCGCTACAATGGGGCAGGGTGTTGTTTGGTACACCGGGCAATTCTATTCTCTGTTCTATTTACAGCAGATTTTTAAGGTACCTTTAGTCGAATCAAACATTATAGTTGGTGTAGCCCTTGTTCTGGGCGCTCCTTTCTTTGTTTTCTTCGGATGGCTTTCCGATAAAATTGGCCGAAAGAAAATAATGCTTGGAGGTATGCTGCTTGCCGTTTTAACTTACTATCCTATTTATGGGGCTATGGCTGCTTTTGCTCCCGTTGACCCCGGGCAGTATTTCCTTTTCTCGTACCAGGGTTATAATATGGTAGCGCTGTCGGCGTTGGTATTTATCCAGGTTCTTTACGTGACCATGGTTTACGGCCCGATTGCGGCTTTCCTTGTTGAACTTTTCCCGACGAAGATTCGCTATACTTCAATGTCGTTCCCGTATCATATCGGAAACGGTGTTTTCGGCGGTTTGGTTCCCATGATCGGTTTGGCGTGGTTAACGGCAACAGGTAATAACTTTGCCGGTATCTGGTATCCGATGATAATCGCCGCAATTTGTTTCGTTGTCGGTTTGGTTTTACTTAAAGAAACAAATAAAATTGATATCACCGACGAAAATTCTTCGATGTCCGCTACATGCGAAGCGGCGAGTAAGAATTCCGCATAA
- a CDS encoding universal stress protein — MYKKILVPLDGSKVAEGVLPHAKALAYSEGAELILINVVANPAFEFAFSAPSIAAQTIAEEEARGRKYISEVEERLKSEGLKVSALIKGGSPANAILRTATEIGADIIAMSTHGRTGPAYWVIGSVAEKVVHHSKIPVMLIRSYD, encoded by the coding sequence ATGTACAAGAAAATTTTGGTTCCGCTTGATGGCTCTAAAGTAGCCGAAGGGGTTCTACCGCATGCCAAAGCACTGGCATATTCCGAAGGAGCCGAACTTATTCTGATCAATGTCGTGGCAAATCCCGCTTTTGAATTTGCTTTTTCGGCCCCATCAATTGCCGCACAAACTATTGCAGAAGAAGAGGCTCGTGGCAGGAAATACATTTCAGAGGTCGAAGAGCGGTTGAAATCCGAAGGTCTTAAAGTGTCTGCTCTTATTAAAGGCGGTTCTCCGGCAAATGCTATTTTAAGAACCGCTACGGAAATCGGGGCGGATATTATTGCCATGTCAACCCATGGACGTACCGGCCCAGCGTATTGGGTAATCGGTAGTGTTGCCGAGAAAGTGGTACACCATTCCAAAATTCCCGTAATGCTGATCCGCTCATATGATTAG
- a CDS encoding site-2 protease family protein: MSKGKISIGKLSGISINIDFSWFFIFLLITWSLAGSYFPSVFPDWELKQSILAGVITSLLFFASVLAHELGHSITAQKLGIPVKSITLFIFGGLAHISREPESSGVEFKIAIAGPLTSLALGIIFWLVYFFLPSPRFDGIAEISFWLGLTNLMLAAFNLLPGFPLDGGRVLRAIIWKIGKNQQKATKLVANIGKVIAYLMIATGAVLFFSGFTINGLWLAFIGWFLSSAASGSSKQVSVHQKLQNHTVADLMNTNYIEVPANISIEDMYNTYIKNNRKSYLVLTSGDETLGLVNMHRLRGLDKKYWAYTLAIEVLTPLSHVRQLMPQTGLLEALSLFQEERADQLPVVSNGEIIGLVDYEDLAGFINRKA, translated from the coding sequence ATGTCAAAAGGAAAGATTAGCATCGGGAAATTATCGGGGATTTCAATCAATATAGATTTCTCGTGGTTTTTTATATTTCTGTTAATAACGTGGTCTCTGGCAGGCTCGTATTTCCCTTCTGTATTCCCAGATTGGGAATTAAAGCAATCGATTTTAGCCGGGGTTATAACCAGTCTTTTATTTTTTGCTTCCGTGTTGGCGCACGAGCTGGGGCATAGTATCACCGCCCAAAAACTTGGTATTCCGGTGAAATCAATAACATTATTTATTTTCGGCGGGCTGGCACATATTTCGCGAGAGCCCGAAAGTTCGGGTGTCGAATTTAAAATTGCAATCGCCGGGCCGCTTACCAGCCTCGCATTGGGAATAATTTTTTGGCTGGTCTATTTCTTTTTACCCTCTCCGCGCTTTGACGGGATTGCCGAAATTTCTTTCTGGTTGGGGCTAACAAACTTAATGCTGGCGGCATTTAACTTGCTCCCCGGTTTCCCATTGGATGGCGGGAGGGTGCTTCGGGCAATTATATGGAAGATTGGCAAAAACCAGCAAAAAGCAACCAAATTGGTTGCAAATATCGGTAAAGTCATTGCCTATTTAATGATTGCAACCGGGGCAGTCCTCTTTTTCAGCGGTTTTACAATAAACGGACTGTGGCTGGCTTTTATCGGTTGGTTTTTAAGCAGTGCCGCCTCCGGCAGTTCAAAACAAGTATCCGTCCATCAAAAATTACAAAATCATACGGTTGCGGATTTAATGAATACCAATTATATCGAGGTACCGGCCAATATCAGTATTGAAGATATGTATAATACTTACATCAAAAACAACCGCAAAAGTTACCTTGTATTAACCTCCGGAGATGAAACTTTGGGGCTGGTGAATATGCATCGGCTTCGCGGTTTGGATAAGAAATATTGGGCTTATACCCTGGCGATTGAGGTTTTAACACCGCTTTCACACGTAAGACAACTTATGCCGCAAACAGGATTATTGGAAGCGTTAAGCTTGTTCCAAGAAGAACGCGCAGACCAATTGCCTGTCGTATCAAACGGAGAAATAATCGGCTTGGTGGATTACGAGGATTTAGCCGGATTTATTAACAGGAAAGCTTAA
- the rnc gene encoding ribonuclease III — protein sequence MKLNIPKASNKCIAVKFKNEALFKLAITHSSYVNEYPAVAPESNERLEFLGDAILDVVIAEELYAKYPQYTEGELSALRAALVCTSTLAEIAQKLELGDCLLLGKGEETSGGRHKEANLAGSFEAVVAAIYLDQGWEVTRGFLLKLFETEIEARSKTDNCADYKSRLQHIFQSRTGKNKETPAYYIVDESGPDHDRIFTAEVRAGNTLLGRGTGKSKKTAETEAARIALKKLK from the coding sequence ATGAAATTGAACATTCCGAAAGCCAGTAATAAATGTATCGCCGTTAAATTCAAAAACGAAGCCCTTTTCAAACTGGCGATAACGCACAGTTCTTATGTCAACGAGTATCCGGCGGTTGCACCCGAATCCAACGAAAGGTTGGAATTTTTGGGAGATGCAATATTGGATGTGGTTATTGCCGAAGAGTTATATGCCAAGTATCCCCAATATACCGAGGGAGAGCTCTCCGCACTTAGAGCGGCATTGGTCTGCACCTCGACACTCGCAGAAATTGCCCAAAAATTAGAACTTGGGGATTGCCTTTTACTCGGCAAAGGGGAAGAAACCAGCGGCGGACGGCATAAAGAAGCTAACCTTGCCGGCTCGTTTGAAGCAGTTGTTGCGGCGATCTATCTGGACCAAGGGTGGGAAGTAACGCGCGGTTTCCTTTTGAAGCTTTTTGAGACGGAAATCGAAGCCCGCAGTAAAACCGATAATTGTGCTGATTACAAATCTCGCTTGCAGCATATTTTTCAATCGCGCACCGGCAAAAACAAAGAAACCCCCGCATATTACATAGTTGATGAAAGCGGCCCCGACCACGATCGGATTTTTACGGCGGAAGTAAGAGCCGGTAACACCCTGCTTGGGCGAGGAACCGGAAAAAGCAAAAAGACGGCCGAAACGGAAGCCGCTCGCATCGCACTCAAAAAGCTAAAATAA
- a CDS encoding acylphosphatase — MANTADKVSARVFVYGRVQGVGFRDFAYRGAQKESLTGYVKNLSDGRTVEVYAEGTKTQLEKLISQLKTGPRMAVVEKLTTDYGDAAGSYTNFEIRY; from the coding sequence ATGGCTAACACGGCTGATAAGGTTTCCGCAAGGGTTTTTGTATACGGGCGGGTTCAAGGAGTTGGGTTTAGAGACTTTGCGTATCGCGGTGCCCAAAAAGAGAGTTTAACCGGATACGTTAAGAACCTGTCTGATGGCAGGACCGTCGAGGTTTATGCCGAAGGCACAAAAACACAGCTTGAAAAACTTATCAGCCAACTTAAAACCGGCCCCCGTATGGCAGTTGTGGAAAAATTAACAACGGATTACGGGGATGCCGCAGGCAGTTACACAAACTTCGAAATCAGATATTAA
- a CDS encoding DUF362 domain-containing protein — protein sequence MIYNNSDFVFKAPSMLSRARRVLIKPMAGYPVSYPVTTSREMMATIIKGIRKVSDADILILDGTPNGAPIAPIYQSLGYDFPRIITLDVNDCVWVEVDNPLIKPLAVPTFWIPNVVLSSDYLISVSPLKVVNGFGHLSIMNLLSLLPSKKYGSGGGWRDLYNLGIEKVITDLYFTMPFDLGIVEARQKFITKDEPAKGEIEECGKIFMGDLHDIDLEISHTLGIKTNYLDLIKESAADLDL from the coding sequence TTGATTTATAATAATTCCGATTTTGTTTTTAAGGCGCCGTCAATGTTGTCGAGGGCTCGCCGTGTTTTGATAAAACCAATGGCCGGATATCCGGTTTCATATCCGGTAACCACCAGCCGCGAAATGATGGCTACAATTATAAAAGGGATACGAAAGGTTTCCGATGCCGATATCCTGATTTTGGACGGAACGCCGAACGGTGCGCCGATTGCCCCGATTTACCAATCGTTGGGTTACGATTTTCCGAGGATAATTACGCTTGATGTTAACGATTGTGTTTGGGTTGAAGTCGATAACCCGCTTATTAAGCCGCTGGCAGTGCCGACTTTTTGGATTCCCAATGTGGTTTTATCAAGTGATTATCTGATTTCCGTTTCGCCTTTGAAAGTTGTAAACGGGTTTGGTCATTTAAGCATTATGAATTTGTTGAGCCTTTTGCCAAGCAAGAAATACGGTTCCGGCGGCGGTTGGCGTGACCTTTACAACTTGGGGATTGAAAAAGTAATTACGGACCTCTATTTTACGATGCCGTTTGATTTGGGGATTGTTGAAGCGCGCCAGAAATTTATTACCAAAGACGAACCGGCTAAGGGTGAAATAGAAGAATGCGGCAAGATCTTTATGGGCGATTTGCATGACATCGATCTTGAAATTTCGCATACGCTGGGGATTAAAACAAACTATTTGGATTTAATTAAGGAGTCTGCAGCCGATCTTGATTTATAG